One Branchiostoma floridae strain S238N-H82 chromosome 15, Bfl_VNyyK, whole genome shotgun sequence DNA window includes the following coding sequences:
- the LOC118431267 gene encoding tetratricopeptide repeat protein 28-like — translation MEAAAMYNKALTRCGDPETRLAVEHRIRYTEKTREAVQMQTSWLAEKHFAAALKEVHTEDATAQQYQREVEPLCKLGDVYSKRGQQTGDGGDFVKAAALYNAAIARSEDQVLIDNIVTAVREVEKAFLKCILDINSDVSQDDTERHKKQLKEMRDQIKLEMETIDQQLDPYVHDEDDPCVKEIEAKRAQAVMQLFEDIAQQRKEFISLLVEECLGLMGPPPCKYALIGLGSQATGLVTPYSDLEFAILVEEENEECLVYFRKLTHYLHLKVVNLGETILPALGIKSLNDFYSKNPLDNWYYDSVTPRGFAFDGSMPKASKTPLGRQGTKTEPASELICTPENMVSKLQQDATLYLKEGYHLATILRNPCLIAGDQNLTDTYMVNTMEILQADGSKLALQLAKETMKGDMEKISSTNKETITAKLIDVKKELYRFPALAVDFLALSSGIIPTTVGETIGKMENQQVISPNNAHHLTVLTSISAELRLRTYIANGGQKENLSAMVSMETSLHGQGSSLQTNDEVQSSSLTLVFHLPNEQQLFRYYYTVVPLKRVLQEWAENQSILNLLSDLYDNSPSVRGTMHLELCKYEEALSCYQKALEKAEGTGIEKRKLLHNTALAYQGMGDYRNGISYHEQVLQMERSARGKSAVHPNIASSLGHMGSACSNLGDYKKAISYYEQALQMDRSICGQITEHPSIAASLNNMGTAWGNLGDYRNAINYHEQALQMLMSIYGPNTAHLHIASSLGNLGGSWSHLGYYREAVSYQEQGLQMKRSIYGQNTAHPDIATELNSLGESWTHLGDYRKAMNYYEQALQMYRRVYGQTKTHPETATALNSLGSVWLHLGGYKKAISYCEQALQMFKGIYGQNTPHPDTVTSLNSLAGAWQHLGDYSKALEYYEQALPMCRSIYGQSTAHPKTATSLNNLGGVWQRLGDYRKALKYYEQALEMNRNIYGQSTAHSDIAGSLNNLGGVCRDLGDQRKAISYYEQALQMKMSIYGQSTTHPDIATLLNNLGESLSKLGDYRKAIGYLEQALEMFGTIYGQSTAHSDIATSFNNLGLAWGNLGDYRKALQYYKQSLQMYRSIYGQSKAHPLIATSLNNMGTAWSYLGEFTKTLEYHEQALQMCKSIYGQGTAHSDIATSLIGLGGAYSDLGDHRKGIMYYEQAQEIYRSIYGQTAAHPHIATLLNSLGVAWHHLGDHKKAIGYYEQSLQMSKSIHGQNTAHLGIANSLNNLGESWNHLGDYEKSISYCEQALQMYRSIYCESTAHPGIAISLSNLGRAWLNLSDYGKAISYYEQALQMYRSSYGQNTAHPDIANSLNNLGSVWPHLGDYGQAISYCEQALQMFRSIYGQGTAHPGIAMALSNIGGVWFKLGDYSKALSLCQEALVMARQVYPQGHPDIEKFESCVAMVSNCM, via the coding sequence ATGCCACAGcccagcagtaccagagagaggtggagcccctgtgcaagttgggggatgtctacagtaagcgaggacagcagacaggagacgggggagactttgttAAAGCAGCAGCGctctacaatgcagcaatagccAGGTCAGAGGATCAAGTCCTCATAGATAACATAGTAACAGCTGTTAGAGAAGTAGAGAAGGCATTTCTCAAATGTATCTTAGACATTAATTCTGATGTAAGCCAAGATGACACAGAAAGacacaagaaacagctgaaggagatgcgggaccagatcaagctggagatggaaaccattgaccagcaactggatccctatgtacatgatgaggatgacccaTGTGTCAAAGAAATAGAGGCAAAACGAGCTCAAGCTGTCATGCAGTTGTTTGAGGACATTGCACAACAAAGGAAGGAGTTCATCAGCCTGCTTGTAGAAGAGTGTCTTGGGttaatgggtccccctccctgtaagtatgccctgataggtttgggttcacaggccacaggactggtaactccatactcagacctggagtttgccatcCTGGTAGAAGAAGAAAACGAAGAATGTCTTGTGTATTTCCGTAAACTCACCCACTATCTACACCTCAAGGtggtcaacctgggagaaactATCCTTCCAGCACTGGGGATAAAATCTCTCAATGACTTCTACTCTAAAAATCCACTtgacaactggtactatgactctgtcacaccacgtgggtttgcatttgacggctccatgccaaaggcaagTAAGACTCCACTAGGCAGACAAGGAACTAAGACAGAACCAGCCAGTGAACTCATCTGCACGCCAGAAAACATGGTTTCTAAACTACAACAGGATGCCACATTATACCTGAAGGAAGGATATCACCTTGCCACTATCTTAAGAAACCCATGCCTGATAGCAGGGGACCAGAATTTGACTGACACGTACATGGTCAACACAATGGAGATACTGCAAGCTGATGGGAGTAAACTGGCTCTGCAACTGGCAAAGGAGACGATGAAAGGAGATATGGAAAAGATCAGCAGTACAAATAAGGAAACAATAACTGCAAAGCTGATTGATGTAAAGAAAGAACTCTACCGCTTCCCAGCTTTAGCGGTGGACTTCTTGGCACTGTCTTCCGGCATCATACCGACCACAGTTGGGGAGACAATAGGAAAAATGGAAAACCAACAAGTGATCAGTCCCAACAACGCACACCACCTGACAGTGCttaccagcatctcagcagaactcagacttagaacctacattgcaaacggtggacagaaggaaaacctgTCAGCTATGGTCTCAATGGAAACATCACTGCATGGGCAGGGATCATCCCTACAGACCAATGATGAAGTACAATCAAGTTCATTAACACTAGTTTTCCACCTACCAAATGAGCAACAGCTTTTCAGGTACTATTATACAGTGGTTCCTTTGAAACGTGTTCTCCAGGAATGGGCTGAAAATCAGTCAATTCTTAATCTACTGTCTGATTTATACGATAATTCCCCAAGCGTGCGAGGAACGATGCACTTGGAGTTATGCAAATATGAAGAGGCCCTGAGCTGCTATCAAAAGGCCCTGGAGAAAGCAGAGGGAACGGGAATAGAAAAAAGGAAGCTGCTACACAATACTGCACTTGCTTACCAAGGGATGGGTGATTATAGAAACGGAAttagctaccatgaacaggtaCTACAGATGGAAAGGAGTGCCCGAGGTAAGAGTGCAGTACATCCTAACATTGCCTCCTCACTTGGCCACATGGGTTCAGCCTGTAGTAACCTGGGTGATTACAAAAAAGctatcagctactatgaacaggcactgcagatggacAGGAGTATCTGTGGTCAGATTACTGAACATCCAAGCATTGCTGCCTCACTCAACAACATGGGGACGGCCTGGGGTAACCTGGGCGATTACAGAAATGCGATCaactaccatgaacaggcactgcagatgctCATGAGTATTTACGGTCCGAATACAGCACATCTGCACATTGCAAGCTCACTCGGCAACCTGGGGGGAAGCTGGAGCCATCTGGGTTATTACAGAGAAGCAGTTAGCTACCAGGAACAGGGCCTGCAGATGAAGAGGAGTATCTATGGACAGaacacagcacatcctgacatagccaCCGAACTCAACAGCCTGGGGGAAAGCTGGACCCACCTgggtgattacaggaaagctatgaactactatgaacaggcattGCAGATGTACAGGAGAGTTTATGGTCAGACTAAAACACATCCTGAAACTGCCACAGCACTCAACAGCCTGGGGAGTGTCTGGCTCCATCTGGGTGGttacaagaaagcaatcagctactgtgaacaggcactacagatgttCAAGGGTATCTATGGTCAGAATACCCCACATCCAGACACTGTCACCTCACTCAACAGCCTGGCGGGAGCCTGGCAACACCTGGGTGATTACAGCAAAGCACTCGAATACTATGAACAAGCACTGCCGATGtgcaggagtatctatggtcagagtacagcacatcctAAAACAGCCACCTCACTCAACAACCTAGGGGGAGTCTGGCAACGTCTTGGCGATTACAGGAAAGCTCTAAAATACTATGAACAGGCGCTGGAGATGAACAGGAATATCTATGGTCAGAGTACAGCACATTCAGACATTGCTGGATCACTCAATAACCTGGGGGGAGTCTGCCGTGACTTGGGTGATCAAaggaaagctatcagctactatgaacaggcactgcagatgaaaatgagtatctatggtcagagtaCCACACACCCTGATATTGCCACCTTATTAAACAACCTTGGAGAATCCCTTAGTAAACTTGGTGATTATAGGAAAGCAATCGGCTACCTTGAACAGGCACTGGAGATGTTCGGAACCATCTATGGTCAGAGTACAGCACATTCTGACATTGCCACTTCATTCAACAACCTGGGGTTAGCCTGGGGTAATCTgggtgattacaggaaagcaCTCCAATACTacaaacagtcactacagatgtacaggagtatctatggtcagagtaAAGCACATCCTCTTATTGCCACTTCACTAAATAACATGGGGACAGCCTGGAGTTATTTGGGCGAGTTCACGAAGACACTTGaataccatgaacaggcactgcagatgtgcaagagtatctatggtcagggTACAGCACATTCTGACATTGCCACCTCACTTATCGGTCTGGGGGGTGCGTACAGTGACTTGGGTGATCACAGGAAGGGAATCATGTACTATGAACAGGCACAGGAGATctacaggagtatctatggccaGACTGCAGCACATCCTCACATTGCCACCTTACTCAACAGCCTGGGGGTAGCCTGGCACCACCTGGGTGATCACAAAAAAGCTATCGGatactatgaacagtcactgcagatgagCAAGAGTATCCATGGTCAGAATACAGCACATTTGGGCATTGCCAACTCCCTCAACAATCTGGGGGAGAGCTGGAACCATCTGGGTGATTACGAAAAATCTATCAGCTATTGTGAACAAGCACTGCAGATGTATAGGAGTATCTATTGTGagagtacagcacatcctgGTATTGCCATCTCACTAAGCAACCTGGGGCGTGCCTGGCTAAACCTCAGTGATTATggaaaagcaatcagctactatgaacaggcactgcagatgtacaggagtaGCTATGGTCAAAatacagcacatcctgatattgccaactcactaaacaacttggggtCTGTCTGGCCACACCTGGGTGATTATGGACAAGCTATCAGCTACtgtgaacaggcactgcagatgttcaggagtatctatggtcagggTACAGCACACCCTGGCATTGCTATGGCACTTAGCAACATAGGGGGAGTCTGGTTCAAGCTCGGGGATTATAGTAAAGCGCTCAGTCTCTGCCAAGAGGCCCTGGTTATGGCAAGACAGGTTTATCCTCAGGGTCATCCAGACATAGAGAAATTTGAAAGTTGCGTTGCCATGGTCAGCAACTGCATGTAA